A single Anopheles funestus chromosome 2RL, idAnoFuneDA-416_04, whole genome shotgun sequence DNA region contains:
- the LOC125763327 gene encoding CD109 antigen-like: protein MFSKGGRMPFGGEPKRNVPDPKDHKDGHYSIIGARIIRPNSVYRALVSTFDAKSAIAFRISIVAKEKIIKSEEITLNGSESRLLSFTIDSIPEDEYELVAEGLSGLVFKTKTGLDFDNKFCSVLIQTDKSVYKPGDTVRYRVLVLDRYMKPLPGNATMMVYIRDGKGNRIKQWNNASLGECGVFQSELTLSTEPVLGEWDINVDVLGLKAFKSFDVDEYVLPTYEVTVESPGYTFLDDDVLKVVVNSKYTYGKPVVGELTLSVKLGTSMCFSRGPNVTNICQKVVPIDGKTVVEFNLKEILLNKVYIRELEIVGEVCETLTGRIQKGSTNVTLHDDRYKVRMIEESQYFPGLPYAAWIQVTNLDGSPVQEGTNDVEISLRNYNTDLFKEVTTLDDKGMAKLNAKLDELDFDYLSVAVKYRGKDYHVQGITKLRSDEEAFMRTLPLEKKTMPGKELKFDVACTKPLQFVAYTLLARGELLVGGAVEGSDNKTISITIPSTYCMVPRAKLLVHYISTAGYIVSSYAKVKFEKLFENKIHLNLSKEELKPGEPLDIDVQTEEGSFVGLLAVDQSVLLLKSGNDISSEQIEQELEKYESAQNCHGFWDGSNTSDCQAVGAVLLSNRFIPQEMYPQGRMFACSASFGMAGGFGAAPMMLRSAKMAVMESDTFVEPAQEPTVRANFPETWIWESIVNCKDVQSIRKIVPDTITSWIITGFSLSNSHGLGLMDAPSKVNVFMPFFLSIDLPYSVKLGETVRIPVIVFNYMDEDQQADVVFFNNDGEFEFISDEAGDHKEINRQEKLSVSRGSGKTLTFMIKPTKVGHITLKITAKCALAGDGIERQLLVEPEGLPQYVNKALLVDLRSAKDTRQTFEVEVPEDAVPDSTKVEVSVIGDVLGSSIENLDSLIRMPFGCGEQNMLNFVPCIVVLDYLKACRRLTVEIESKAKKCMEVGYQRELTYKHQDGSFSAFGESDKSGSTWLTAFVAKSFQQAAHHITIEEDVIDKALSWLSKVQSSDGAFAEVGSICHKDMQGGAGSGIALTAYTVVAFLENAKLAEKFKSTVDKALTYIKDHISELDDVYAHALAAYALQIAKHPLKDEVFASLQSKANKEGDMQWWTKALPEKNNSDCCWYRPCSVNVEMSAYGLLATLETSTGLEGLPIMKWLVSQRNDKGGFESTQDTVVGLQALSKIAAQLSSSEADVSIKVMLPSGQEKLLSVNRDNLLVLQKHELAANTRKVDMLATGTGCSLFQLSYKYNIKDTDNSPRFTLTPEATKGSIKSCIDLSVSTSFIPKDDQAVSNMAVMEVDMPSGFIVESDALKQLKEHELVKKVETKRGNTTVVLYFDNVGADIIKLSMSAFQKHEVENAKPANVIIYDYYDNTRCARSFYEVAV from the exons ATGTTTTCTAAGGGAGGTAGAATGCCTTTTGGAGGTGAACCGAAGCGTAATGTGCCTGATCCGAAAGACCATAAAGATGG TCACTACTCAATCATTGGTGCCAGAATTATACGCCCAAACTCTGTTTATCGTGCACTGGTATCAACGTTTGATGCCAAATCGGCGATTGCATTCCGTATATCGATCGTGgcaaaagagaaaattatCAAATCCGAAGAGATCACCCTGAATGGTAGTGAGTCACGTTTGCTAAGCTTTACG ATCGACAGCATTCCCGAGGATGAGTACGAGCTGGTTGCGGAAGGTCTTTCCGGTTTggtgtttaaaacaaaaacaggctTAGATTTTGATAACAAATTCTGCTCGGTATTGATACAGACCGATAAGTCTGTGTACAAACCGGGCGATACGGTCCGATAtcgtgtgttggtgttggatCGCTACATGAAGCCGCTACCGGGAAATGCTACCATGATGGTTTACATTCGTGACGGCAAGGGCAATCGAATCAAACAGTGGAATAACGCTTCGCTTGGAGAGTGTGGTGTCTTTCAATCGGAACTCACGCTGTCCACCGAACCGGTGCTTGGTGAGTGGGACATCAACGTGGATGTGCTTGGACTG AAAGCATTTAAATCGTTCGATGTGGACGAGTACGTACTGCCGACGTACGAGGTAACGGTAGAGTCCCCCGGTTATACGTTCCTGGATGATGACGTACTCAAGGTAGTGGTAAACTCTAAGTATACCTACGGAAAACCGGTAGTTGGCGAGTTAACATTATCCGTCAAGCTAGGCACGTCAATGTGCTTCAGTCGTGGGCCAAACGTTACCAACATCTGTCAGAAGGTGGTACCGATTGATGGCAAGACGGTAGTGGAGTTTAATCTGAAGGAAATCCTGCTGAACAAAGTATACATTCGGGAGCTTGAGATCGTGGGGGAAGTATGCGAAACTCTTACTGGTCGCATCCAGAAAGGGTCCACTAATGTGACTTTGCACGATGATCGCTACAAAGTTCGAATGATCGAAGAATCGCAATATTTCCCGGGTCTACCATACGCTGCTTGGATACAGGTGACCAATCTCGATGGTAGCCCAGTGCAAGAAGGAACGAACGATGTTGAGATATCGCTGCGCAACTACAACACGGATCTGTTCAAGGAAGTCACAACGCTTGATGATAAAGGAATGGCAAAGCTAAATGCAAAGTTAGACGAACTGGACTTTGACTATCTCAGCGTGGCGGTTAAATATCGAGGAAAAGATTATCACGTCCAAGGTATCACGAAGCTCCGATCGGACGAAGAAGCATTTATGAGGACACTGCCGttagagaaaaa AACAATGCCAGGAAAAGAGTTAAAGTTTGATGTGGCATGTACGAAACCGTTGCAGTTTGTGGCTTATACATTACTAGCGCGAGGAGAGCTATTGGTAGGAGGCGCTGTAGAAGGTTCagataacaaaacaatcagTATTACTATACCATCCACTTACTGCATGGTGCCACGTGCTAAGCTGTTAGTACACTACATCTCTACTGCAGGCTACATTGTTAGCAGCTATGCGAAagtcaaatttgaaaagttgtttgaaaataag aTTCATCTTAATCTCTCCAAGGAGGAGCTAAAGCCAGGAGAACCATTAGACATCGACGTACAGACGGAGGAAGGGTCTTTCGTCGGTTTGCTAGCCGTAGATCAGAGCGTTCTACTGCTAAAGTCTGGCAACGATATAAGTAGTGAGCAGATCGAGCAGGAGCTGGAAAAGTATGAATCAGCTCAAAACTGTCACGGATTTTGGGATGGCAGCAATACGTCCGATTGTCAG GCCGTTGGAGCGGTGTTGCTTTCCAACAGGTTTATTCCACAAG AAATGTACCCACAAGGTCGGATGTTTGCATGCAGTGCTTCTTTTGGTATGGCAGGTGGATTTGGGGCTGCGCCAATGATGCTGAGGTCTGCCAAAATGGCCGTAATGGAATCGGACACTTTCGTCGAACCAGCCCAAGAACCGACTGTTCGTGCAAACTTTCCCGAAACATGGATTTGGGAGAGTATTGTCAATTG CAAAGACGTGCAGAGTATTCGAAAAATCGTACCAGACACGATAACGTCTTGGATCATTACTGGATTTTCACTCAGCAACAGCCATGGTCTTGGATTAATGGACGCTCCCTCGAAAGTAAACGTATTTATgccatttttcctttcgattgATCTGCCGTACTCAGTAAAGCTGGGTGAAACCGTACGCATACCTGTGATCGTGTTTAACTACATGGATGAGGATCAACAGGCAGATGTCGTCTTCTTCAACAATGATGgtgaatttgaatttatatCTGATGAAGCTGGTGATCATAAAG AAATAAATCGTCAGGAAAAGCTGTCAGTATCGCGTGGAAGTGGCAAAACGCTCACATTCATGATCAAACCAACCAAGGTGGGACATATAACGCTGAAGATTACTGCCAAGTGTGCACTGGCAGGGGATGGCATCGAAAGGCAATTGCTCGTTGAACCGGAAGGTTTACCGCAGTACGTTAACAAGGCACTACTGGTTGATTTACGCTCAGCGAAAGACACCCGCCAGACCTTTGAAGTAGAGGTACCGGAGGATGCAGTGCCCGATTCGACAAAAGTGGAAGTATCCGTAATAGGTGACGTGTTGGGATCGTCGATAGAAAATCTGGACTCATTGATACGAATGCCGTTCGGATGTGGTGAGCAGAATATGCTCAACTTTGTCCCATGTATCGTTGTGCTGGATTATCTGAAGGCTTGCCGGCGACTGACGGTGGAGATTGAAAGCAAGGCAAAGAAATGTATGGAGGTAGGCTACCAGCGCGAGCTGACCTACAAGCATCAGGACGGATCGTTCAGTGCGTTTGGTGAGAGTGATAAGAGCGGTAGCACCTGGCTGACTGCCTTCGTGGCTAAATCGTTCCAGCAGGCAGCCCATCACATCACCATTGAAGAGGACGTTATTGATAAGGCGCTCAGTTGGCTTAGCAAGGTACAGTCATCTGACGGAGCATTCGCCGAAGTTGGATCGATTTGCCACAAGGATATGCAAGGCGGTGCTGGATCGGGAATAGCATTAACCGCGTACACCGTGGTTGCATTCCTGGAGAATGCAAAACTTGCGGAGAAATTTAAATCGACTGTTGATAAAGCACTGACGTACATAAAGGATCACATCAGCGAGCTTGATGATGTGTATGCTCATGCGTTGGCGGCATACGCTCTACAAATTGCTAAACATCCCCTCAAAGATGAGGTATTTGCTAGTCTGCAGTCAAAGGCAAATAAGGAAGGCGATATGCAATGGTGGACTAAAGCTCTCccggaaaaaaataacagtgATTGCTGCTGGTATCGTCCTTGCTCGGTGAACGTGGAGATGAGTGCCTACGGTCTGTTGGCAACACTGGAAACATCCACCGGTTTGGAAGGCTTACCCATTATGAAGTGGCTGGTTTCGCAGCGCAACGATAAGGGTGGCTTTGAATCGACTCAAGATACGGTCGTTGGATTGCAGGCACTTTCTAAGATAGCCGCCCAATTATCCTCCTCCGAAGCGGACGTGTCAATTAAGGTGATGTTGCCGAGTGGCCAGGAGAAGCTTCTATCGGTGAACCGGGATAATTTACTGGTGCTGCAAAAGCATGAACTTGCGGCAAACACCAGAAAGGTAGACATGTTGGCTACTGGTACGGGTTGCTCGTTGTTCCAGCTGTCGTACAAGTACAACATCAAGGATACTGACAACAGTCCTCGATTTACGCTGACACCGGAAGCTACGAAGGGATCAATCAAGAGCTGTATTGATTTGTCCGTTTCTACCAGCTTTATACCGAAGGACGATCAGGCAGTTTCAAACATGGCCGTTATGGAGGTGGATATGCCGAGTGGATTCATCGTTGAGAGCGATGCCTTGAAGCAACTAAAGGAGCATGAATTGGTTAAA AAAGTGGAAACTAAACGAGGCAATACGACGGTAGTGCTGTATTTTGACAATGTCGGTGCGGACATCATAAAGCTAAGCATGTCCGCGTTCCAGAAGCACGAGGTGGAAAACGCAAAACCGGCAAATGTGATCATATATGACTATTACGACAATA CCCGCTGCGCTCGATCGTTCTACGAAGTGGCTGTTTAA
- the LOC125763328 gene encoding CD109 antigen-like, with product MVSLFCTGRSVPIHNSYGTDRGSVMAMVRLLLLVVSLLWGFPQDCASQRYAIIASRTVRPHTIYELVVTNLATKTQQFLCEIVNSKEVVVGTSAVEVNPNALKKVEISLEGLEDAKYKLKIWENQKRTLINETGLDYIERSYLVLFQTDKPSYKPGDRVQFRVIFLFPNAYPVPETSRPSIFISDPDKFRIKQWINGSLTSGVFEGSFQLAEYTTLGLWTISASLNHQLYKESFRVEEYILPLFKIQLQSTPQSFFQCDDPTMSLKLIASFVNGGLVVGNGTVVVRANYNNYPSQTKEVERKEFTINGTAIVNFPTAVVANDCEEERNVWFDVEVTESSTGVSYNTTTLLTIQTTGGVMMEVLDENDGFYPGLPMRLKVLVTGFDKKPLADQNVTIEYEVLEEDDTSTEEAFAKNQTLQTNSNGIVYLKIHTTSKTTTVNAKGIYKNKTFPLVYAYPMYDAVDHEYLVVQSVKAYHKIEENITVDLYCNVKVKKYYYIGYCSGRVCASGVKETLHAVNDHQFTFIAQPRMKPQMKLLVFTVKEDGAILSSSIVIRISATDNPVLNITRTSTGSNTNEHKFSIIAERDAFVGMLGVDERVLQRATVNNDISKHKLEMAMRALEDASHEMWTPYDSFASVGVLLLTDGYLPDVGYVPHIVDEFARAGKNYDSRTREDLPETWIWESVKAPYGHASIVKSLPDTITTWEVSGFSVGPVHGLQILKKPLKVKTTREIFVQLYMPSSMKRLEEITAHCLVHNYGEAKTVLLEVLPMWHTHTTLFLAKGATENVRVKLKSSNVGKLTVKVILKHTNRKVIDTLKQTILVRPEGLMKTVEDVRLLDFTQQTKLKNFNLSISGIQGAGHKSYEEVTLSVIGTFLNLNAFDLEQMARSSHGNGEENLLFLQITMAVYDYLQKTNSSHPGTEEKLLSYMEVAYQQLLRYRLADGSFSMFGSLYECGGIWFTASTVESLQKLSNYMNIEKSLFVEALDWLKLQHNEDGSFNESCTIAHPHIQRTGGKELSLASSVLFAFVGSDQIGHYTHLVNKTLSLLLSSNITDVYLMAKTTYLLTLLDHPDASKMLKTLNKEAVTDGKYRYWSVPKSDPTSSTNFRDQETTAYALLANMRQNNSIHLDVIKVAQWLQKHCFAGDHYVSSLERVIALEALGTVASRIQKTVPKMYLQVERGSVKFEVNSTNQQLLQTATLKSHIRSLRMTANGIGLVLIKLSYRYSLSNTNLSTGKSTNPSTNRELIDVHIRKKAVANYVFEMELCLTLTRPLHAYQSYLWKAAFNLPTGYEMSEQQKRYDNTIMSSILLENKSHLELVYGLWYTTWVCETIFAIQPRLWYANDARGLISISSFDTKDVLYVYQF from the exons ATGGTTTCACTCTTTTGCACAGGCAGATCAGTTCCCATTCACAACTCGTATGGTACGGATCGTGGTTCTGTGATGGCAATGGTGCGATTATTGTTGCTAGTGGTTTCCCTCTTATGGGGATTTCCCCAAGATTGTGCAAGTCAAAG GTATGCAATTATAGCTTCACGTACGGTGCGACCTCACACTATCTACGAGCTGGTAGTGACAAATTTAGCAACTAAAACGCAACAATTTCTGTGCGAAATTGTAAACTCAAAGGAGGTGGTTGTTGGTACGTCTGCGGTGGAAGTTAATCCGAATGCGCTAAAGAAGGTAGAAATATCT CTCGAAGGTTTGGAGGATGCAAAATATAAACTGAAAATTTGGGAAAATCAAAAGCGAACCCTAATAAACGAAACCGGGCTGGATTACATCGAGAGGAGCTATTTGGTGCTATTTCAGACTGATAAGCCTTCGTACAAACCGGGCGATAGAGTACAGTTTCgtgtaatatttcttttcccaaATGCATACCCGGTTCCGGAAACTTCCCGGCCAAGCATTTTCATATCTGATCCTGACAAGTTTCGCATTAAGCAGTGGATCAATGGATCACTCACGAGTGGAGTGTTCGAGGGTAGCTTCCAGTTGGCGGAGTATACTACGCTTGGTTTGTGGACAATTAGTGCCTCACTGAATCATCAG CTTTATAAAGAATCATTCCGCGTAGAGGAGTACATCTTGCCACTGTTCAAAATTCAGCTACAAAGTACACCGCAATCATTCTTCCAATGTGATGATCCTACCATGTCTCTCAAACTAATTGCTTCCTTTGTCAATGGTGGCTTGGTAGTGGGCAATGGCACCGTGGTCGTACGGGCCAATTACAACAATTATCCTTCGCAGACAAAGGAGGTGGAACGCAAGGAGTTTACCATTAATGGAACGGCTATTGTGAACTTTCCAACTGCTGTCGTTGCCAATGACTGCGAGGAAGAGCGAAACGTTTGGTTCGATGTAGAAGTTACCGAGAGTAGCACAGGGGTAAGCTATAATACCACCACCTTATTGACGATACAGACTACTGGAGGTGTTATGATGGAAGTATTAGATGAAAATGATGGTTTCTATCCGGGTTTGCCGATGCGACTCAAAGTACTCGTGACAGGGTTTGATAAGAAGCCGCTGGCAGATCAAAATGTTACAATAGAGTACGAAGTGTTGGAGGAAGATGACACTAGCACGGAGGAAGCGTTTGCCAAGAACCAAACACTGCAGACCAATAGCAATGGGATCGTTTACCTCAAAATTCATACCACATCGAAAACGACTACAGTAAACGCGAAAGGCatctacaaaaataaaactttcccaTTAGTCTATGCTTATCCGATGTACGATGCTGTGGATCACGAATATCTTGTGGTACAATCAGTTAAAGCATA CCATAAAATCGAAGAAAACATCACTGTGGATCTGTACTGCaatgtaaaagtaaaaaaatattactataTTGGCTACTGTAGTGGAAGAGTGTGTGCAAGCGGTGTTAAGGAAACGCTCCACGCGGTCAACGATCATCAGTTTACGTTCATCGCGCAACCTAGAATGAAGCCGCAGATGAAGCTTTTGGTATTTACTGTCAAAGAGGATGGAGCCATATTAAGTTCTTCAATCGTTATACGAATATCAGCAACTGATAATCCTGTA CTCAATATTACGAGAACTTCAACGGGATCCAATACCAACGAACACAAATTCAGCATTATTGCGGAAAGGGATGCTTTTGTTGGTATGTTGGGTGTTGACGAGCGTGTTTTGCAAAGAGCAACCGTAAACAACGACATTTCGAAACATAAGCTGGAAATGGCGATGCGTGCACTAGAAGACGCATCCCATGAAATGTGGACGCCTTATGACAGCTTTGCA AGCGTTGGAGTACTGTTGCTAACGGATGGATATCTTCCCGATG tTGGCTACGTCCCACATATAGTTGATGAGTTTGCACGTGCTGGAAAAAATTACGATTCTAGAACGCGGGAAGACCTTCCGGAAACATGGATCTGGGAATCAGTGAAAGCACCATA CGGCCATGCATCAATCGTGAAATCACTTCCGGATACTATAACTACCTGGGAGGTGAGCGGATTTTCAGTCGGTCCAGTTCATGGATtacaaattttaaagaaacCTCTGAAAGTAAAAACGACGAGAGAAATCTTCGTTCAGCTTTACATGCCTTCATCAATGAAACGTTTGGAGGAAATTACGGCCCATTGTCTTGTACATAACTATGGTGAAGCTAAAACTGTATTGTTGGAGGTGCTTCCAAtgtggcacacacacactacactGTTCCTTGCGAAAGGCGCAACGGAGAATGTTCGTGTCAAACTCAAATCTTCCAACGTCGGTAAACTAACTGTAAAAGTAATTCTGAAGCATACAAACCGAAAAGTAATAGACACgttgaaacaaacaattctTGTTCGACCGGAAGGTTTAATGAAAACTGTGGAAGATGTGCGTTTGTTAGATTTCacccaacaaaccaaactaaagaatttcaatttatcGATATCAGGAATCCAAGGAGCAGGACATAAAAGTTATGAAGAGGTTACTCTTTCGGTGATTG GAAcgtttcttaatttaaatgcATTCGATTTGGAGCAGATGGCTAGATCCTCCCATGGCAATGGAGAGGAGAACTTGCTGTTCCTGCAAATTACAATGGCTGTTTACGATTACTTACAAAAGACAAACAGTTCGCACCCGGGAACTGAGGAGAAACTTCTTTCCTACATGGAAGTAGCTTACCAGCAACTGTTGAGATATCGTTTAGCTGACGGTTCCTTCAGTATGTTTGGCAGTTTATACGAGTGTGGAGGTATCTGGTTCACGGCCAGTACAGTAGAATCACTTCAAAAGCTATCCAACTACATGAACATAGAAAAATCTCTCTTTGTTGAGGCTTTGGATTGGCTCAAGTTGCAGCATAACGAAGATGGAAGTTTCAATGAAAGCTGCACGATCGCACATCCACACATTCAGCGTACGGGAGGAAAGGAACTTTCGCTTGCCAGtagcgttttgtttgctttcgttgGAAGCGATCAGATAGGTCATTATACGCACctcgtaaacaaaacattatcgcTGCTACTGAGTTCTAACATCACAGATGTTTACCTAATGGCAAAAACGACCTATTTGCTTACACTTCTCGATCATCCTGATGCCTcaaaaatgcttaaaacacTCAACAAGGAAGCCGTGACGGATGGGAAGTATCGCTACTGGAGCGTTCCTAAAAGCGACCCAACATCATCGACAAACTTTAGAGATCAGGAAACAACTGCTTATGCTCTTCTGGCGAATATGCGGCAAAATAACAGCATTCACTTGGATGTGATAAAAGTAGCCCAATGGCTTCAAAAGCATTGTTTTGCAGGAGATCATTATGTATCATCGCTAGAGAGGGTCATTGCTTTAGAAGCACTCGGTACAGTGGCTTCTCGTATACAAAAAACCGTGCCCAAAATGTACCTACAAGTCGAAAGGGGAAGTGTTAAATTTGAAGTTAACTCAACAAACCAGCAACTGTTGCAAACGGCCACCCTTAAGAGTCACATCCGCAGTTTGCGCATGACTGCTAATGGAATTGGGTTGGTTTTAATAAAACTATCCTACCGATACAGTCTGTCCAATACCAATCTCAGCACTGGGAAATCGACAAATCCATCTACAAATCGTGAGCTAATCGATGTACATATAAGGAAGAAAGCAGTGGCAAATTATGTATTCGAAATGGAGTTGTGCCTTACTTTGACCCGGCCGCTGCATGCCTACCAATCTTATCTTTGGAAAGCTGCTTTTAATCTCCCAACAGGATATGAAATGAGTGAACAGCAGAAGCGTTACGATAATACTATCATG AGCTCGATCCTGCTGGAGAATAAATCTCACCTGGAACTCGTATACGGCCTATGGTATACAACGTGGGTTTGCGAAACAATTTTTGCtatacaaccccgtttgtggTATGCAAACGATGCACGTGGATTAATATCTATCTCCTCGTTCGATACAAAAG ATGTACTATATGTTTATcaattttga